A genomic stretch from Bos javanicus breed banteng chromosome 29, ARS-OSU_banteng_1.0, whole genome shotgun sequence includes:
- the NAA40 gene encoding N-alpha-acetyltransferase 40 — translation MGRKSSKAKEKKQKRLEERAAMDAVCAKVDAANRLGDPLEAFPVFKKYDRNGLNVSIECKRVSGLEPATVDWAFDLTKTNMRTMYEQSEWGWKDREKREEMTDDRAWYLIAWENRSVPVAFSHFRFDVECGDEVLYCYEVQLESKVRRKGLGKFLIQILQLMANSTQMKKVMLTVFKHNHGAYQFFREALQFEIDDSSPSMSGCCGEDCSYEILSRRTKFGDSQHSHSGGHCGGCCH, via the exons ATGGGG AGGAAGTCgagcaaagcaaaggagaagaaacagaagcGGCTGGAGGAGCGAGCAGCCATGGATGCTGTCTGTGCCAAAGTGGACGCTGCCAACAGG CTTGGAGACCCACTGGAGGCTTTCCCAGTGTTCAAGAAATACGATCGGAATGG GTTGAACGTCTCCATCGAGTGTAAGCGAGTGTCCGGCCTGGAGCCAGCCACTGTGGACTGGGCCTTCGACCTGACCAAGACCAACATGCGGACCAT GTACGAGCAGAGTGAGTGGGGCTGGAAGGACCGAGAGAAGCGCGAGGAGATGACAGACGACCGAGCCTGGTACCTCATCGCGTGGGAAAACCGATCAGTGCCCGTCGCCTTCTCTCACTTCCGGTTTGACGTGGAGTGTGGTGATGAAGTCCTGTACTG CTACGAGGTGCAGCTGGAGAGCAAGGTGCGGCGGAAAGGCCTGGGGAAGTTCCTCATACAGATTCTGCAGCTCATGGCCAACAG CACACAGATGAAGAAAGTTATGTTAACGGTATTTAAGCACAATCATGGCGCCTACCAGTTCTTCAGAGAAGCGCTGCA ATTTGAAATCGATGACTCTTCCCCAAGCATGTCCGGTTGCTGTGGGGAGGACTGCTCCTATGAGATCCTGAGCCGGAGGACCAAGTTTGGGGACAGCCAGCACTCCCATTCAGGCGGGCACTGTGGCGGCTGCTGCCACTGA